CTCATCTTCCTCTGTAGATGTTTGGTACCCTTTGGATTCTTCTTCCGATTcctcttcttctatttcttcctcttcttcatcttcttggatAGGATGCTCCTTAAAAATAAACTCAGtatgatctacctcctcatgttggccatcatgtaGGAGAATTTTTGGAGCATTCAACTCTACATCTATTAAATACTGATGAACTCCTAATGTTTCATCCTCCTCAAAGCATTCTAGTAAATAgggcttttcttcttcttttttgagctCGTAATAAATGGCTCGAGACTTAATCTTACATACAGCCCaccaatcttttcttcctctctctcttgatggaaaaggagtataataTATTTGAACAGCTTATTAAGCTAGCATAAAGGGGTCATTGAtatatgcttttgatccatgtttgatttcaataagcctgTACCTTAGATCAACCTTCATATAATTATCGGTATCAAACCATTGACACTTAAACAGAATGATACTATTACCTCCAAGGTAGGTCAATTTGATTACTACTTCGAGGATTCCATAATAGTCACTCTTCATCTTTGCCCACCAGCTATCCTTTATACACTCACAGCTATTTATTGTACTTTTATGATATCCATATTTCTGCATAtgaaatttgaaaccatttatgTTACAGTCATTATAACATGTCACGTACTTTGTTGACCTATAATCTAATGGTCTTAGCTTCTTAGATATGGATTTGTCCCCTTTTatgacctgcatattataaaagaaataaattagtaaaaattaaaataaataaaataacaatGGTCACTTATCAATTGATGGAATCAATTTACAAAGTTCTATGAGCATTGAGTGAAATTTCTTCCTCGATTGTCCCGTCTCAGTATCTTATCATATActtaaatatatgcataagataagtataaaataataagtgattaaagagttgatatTATGATGGATACTTGCTTAATATATGAGTCGACCTCCATATAGTTTAACAAAACATATATCTCTACTTGTTGAATTTCAGTATCAGTTGATACCTGACAAACCTCGTGCCCAAATTCACAAGCAgaataggcaaatattgagatctccaccactgatccctcaccaccatcatcatttcgatCCACTCGAGTTAGTTTTGTCTACACATTAGGGTTAAAGTAGTgttgattgaaattaaaaatattttcaattaaaAGCCTCCACAATAGAACTTTCGATTTTGGccttatttttcactttcttcttaagactgtgcatgtatctttcaaatggatacatccatcTGTATTGTACTGATCCCCTGACCCTAATTTCATATGTCAGATGAATCACGAGGTGCTCCATGAAGTCGAAGAAACTAGGAGAGAATATCTCTCCAACTTACATATGTCTCACACTGCTAGGCTCAAGACTGGAGATCTGATTGGTGGATAGTTTGGTAGCATAAATATCTTTGAAGAAAAGACTAAGCTCGGTCAAAGAACTTCATATAAGGTTGGAAAGGAGATCATGCCAAATCAATGAGAGTAATCATTACATGAAGACATGATAGTCATGGTTCTTTAGCTCATACAATctgcaatctttgatattgactcaccgagctagattacttgtataaccatctaaaaatttaagatttttacaccATTCACAGACATCTTTCAACTGCTCTTTTGTTAAGGTGTAAGTTACTTttggcttcaaaaatttttttagagactcCTCAACCAGttctaatagaggatgcttgcatatATTCTTCATATTTGCTTGAACCTTGGGGTTGTCCTTTATTTTGCCCTTGACATCTATAatagtgtagaaaatattatcaaagatattcttctcaatatgcatgacgtTAAAGTTATGACAAATCAAATTGATGGACTAGTATGGTAATTTTTAGAAGATTCTGCACTTCACCCAATTATGAGTTCTATCGAACTCCTGAGGTTTTTGCttgtcaaatagtatgccaaactgGACTTTATCCACTTGAGATACCCTCTGAAATACTTTCATTTCAGCAAGTCATGGGGGTGTCTtattcttctttattttatttctccTGAAACTGTCCTGCTGcttttgaaaagaatgatgttCGAAGAGAAATTgacgatgacaatcaaaccagcagggcttacgaccatgctcaagttgaaatacttttatattctccatgcaatagggaCATGCTAGTTTTTTATGAGTGCTCCAATCTAACAGTATCCCATGAGCAAAAAAATTACTAGTGGTCTACATTAATGCAGTCTTCATCATAAAATTCTACTTCTTTGATACATGAAAAGTACGTATGCTATTAGACCATAGGAATTTCAGCTCATCaataagaggccttagatatacattAATGCTCCGACCAGAGTGTCATGGTCtaggaatgactaatgtaagaaagatgttatattctttcatgcacattttaagtggcaaattgtatggagtaataaagactggccaacatgaataaggaGCCGCTGCATGGCTGAACGGTATAAATTCATCGATAAATAGACCCAATCTAACATTGCGTGGTTCTGAAGCAAATAAAGGATGGTAAGCATTAAATTTGTTCCATACATTACTGTCCGATGGATGAGTCATCATATGAGAGTGCTTGTGAATCCCTTCTTTGTGCCATCTAATCTATTTGGCAGTACTCTTGGGTAAATGAGCCTCCGAAGCCTAAGACTAAGGGGAAGATATCGAAGAAGCTTGTATGGTATGTCCTTTTGATTTCTATCCTTTTGCTTCGGCTTAAATCAACTTTCACCGCATATATCACATGAGCTCTTTGATTGATCcttcttataaaaaaatatgcaatCATTACAACATATATCCATCTTCTTATATCCCATGCCTAACCTTTTTatcattttctttgaagcataaaaacttccaacaagcttctcattctTCGATAGCAttttctttatgattgctatCATTCTGTCATAATAATTGACTGTCATATTAAAATTGATCTTCAAGTTCAATAATTCTATCATAGCCAATAATACAGTATGTGTTTTACATTCTgaccatagtggttcatcagTATCTCTCAGTATTCGATAGAAATCACCACTGCAAGATTCTGGATCATCCTCCACATCTTAATTAAATTCAGGACCAACATCATCCATAACCATATCTATCATTCTATCTATGTCCATGTCTTGCTCATTTCTAATACTTGCAACTGTCTCCTACATCTCTCTATGCAGGTACTAATACTTATAGTTGGACATAAACTCACTCTTATATAAATGGACAAtcattgtatccctatcaagtaTTTTTCTATTGCCATATCTCTTACAAGGACAACAAGTCCgtccttgatgtaagagtgtCACATTTTCAAAAGCATACTCACAGAAATACTCTATATCTTTCTTATATTTAGTACAAATCATCCCATCGACTATTCGATGGTCCATCCAATTATAGTCCATGGTgcactatttaaaaattttttatatataaataaaagataattgctaaatgattattttaatattttgaatggcttatataataattatatcctACCATCAACTATTAAGTATAGAAGATCTTATCccgttcaaaaattatattaattctatagatcaagtACAGTAattaaataatatgtaataaggatcgaaaaaaattttgacagcatcttctCTTAGTTCTCTCCCACATAACATAAGATATATGAggagaattaaagaaaaatactatccaaattttttttcgaaCTCTCACCATGCCGTTTGATTACTatattgacctatagaattaattatatttcTCAAACTGTTCAtattggacaatcaattgatcaatgtacataatttttttatctatacaaaaatatataaatatatgaataccATAGAacatgtacattaatcaaaagatagatttatgattatatgcaatacaatatttttaaaatttttaaattagtggaTTCTAAAGTATAGAGCATCATTGCGAACAGGGACGGTCGGGACGTACGTCTCACACATGCGGACTTGGAACATGCCAGACGACTAGGCCATGCGAGCACACGAGCATAGCATCCGGATAAATTCCATCTTGAAGGTTTCAAAGTACTAAGTGACATTGCAAATAAGGTTGAAAATGGATCGGGGTGGGCCAGGCCATACCCCTCTTTGAGTTCGGTccgaaaattttttttggacttCAAACCGGGCTTAGAACCTAGAATCTAATCATCAAGTTGCTCTGACCACCAGTAAAGTAGATGAACAGATCAGAGTCGGTCCGACCTCAAACCTCTACCATTGAAGGCAGTAGAACTACTCTCATCGAAAAGCTTTCTGAAGTGGTTCCACTTttcgagaataatattaatttaaataatattattaataatattatttaaattaataatattattaattaaaatattattaatattttaattaataatatttaaatttaaatattattaatttaaaataatcagataaatctaattttaaatatttaaaatttaaaaaggtGGAAACGGGATGTAGCAATGGTGATGGAGCCATCGCCGTCGCTAATATTCACCTGCGTAGGTTTAGCGGTGGTGCGGTGCTCCGATGACTGGCACTCCGAAGGGTGGTGGTAGGGGTGCGGGTCTGGTGGCGCGGTGGGGGAACAAAGGAGGAGGTGGGGGAAGAAGGGAGAGGCAGGGCACAGTCGATCAGACAAGGAGAAGCCCGATCTGGCGGGGCACAGTTGTGGGGAAGGAAAAGGAGAGGCCAGAAAGAAGAGGGGAGGCTGGGTGGTGGGATGCCGGCTCTGGGATGCGGCTGACAGCACTGGGAAAGAAAGGGATGGGGGCTCAGGATACTTCGATCCGATGCGGGGATGCCAGATCTGAGGTGGGGATGGTGGTGCGAAGCTAGGGGGAGGAGGTCGGGGGCTCTGACGGTGCGACAGGAGAAAATGGCGATCGGAGAGAGGGAACCAATGGGAGAGCAAGGGGAGGGTTTCTGTGAGCCCATTGAAAACCAGGGGGAGGAGGTTATTAGGGCTTAATTATTAATGACggtaatatttcatcattaataccattgttaataataatttaattattagctACGGTCTTGTCATTGCTATTAACAAAatcatcatcgctaataattatttaaacttattacgatgaaaattttttttatcgcaataatttatcgataaatgcttttattagtgatggcttattAGCTGTCGCTAATAGTCTATTTTTTTGTAGTGAATTATAtcgtataagaaaaaaatatttttcgaacattgaacctataagaggatcttATATATAACTCACATGTAAATAGAAAGTATATTTGATTCTATTGGTGAGTTGGATTTCATTGTGAGAGTATAACATAAAGAATATTCAAATTTAGAGATatggtcactagggattgtgacAGAGATAATTTATATGGTTTGAATTTCGATGGATAATTTGTATTTCAAAttgtaatttaaaaaattaactaTCTATAATTTTATCGATTCTGAAATTATTTAGCAAACTCgagaaatttattaaatttagattagagtGTGTACCCAAAGCATGACGATTTAAACGAAGAtgttaggataaaaaatttaattttttttaataaaaaaaattatttagaagctttagataaaaaatttataatattaaaattattaattttatagtatattaattttgaaaataaaattattttaaggagaaaGAATATTAGAGCCCGAGCTACTAACTGTCCTgagtcccgtaggccaaaccgtGCGCAGATCTCAGAGCGATATTAAGAAAAAGTgggagaaggggaagaagaggaccgattgggagtcttcttctcttctcgATTACCGTCAGAAAAATCAGAATAAAACCCACTAAAAGTCGACTTATAATCTTGATTTTAACCTATAAGTAGAGATCCCTTCTTCCTTGATTCCCACCCCGCATTGCTTGAAAAAAAAATCGCCATCGATCCTCCAAGATTTTGCTCCGAGTTTTCCTAGGTTCTTGCTGGAAGAGATCACTGGTTTCCTTCTTTTTGGTGTCGCTAGACAAAGTagccctccttcctcttcttctcctttgtttCCAAGCCCTTCATCTATCATCATCGCCGGATTTGGTCCAATGAAGTCACCAGATTAAGCATGAACAGGGCCTCCCCTGTTTCAtgcctttctttctttattttggcTCTCCGACCAACACCGATGAAGGTCGTGACCGGGATTGCCACTGTGACTGTCGGTGGGCACTACCTTGGGTGGCCGGCCCTGGATTTTTTTTCCTCCACTTAAAACTTGAGAGGAAGAGAGGTAAGGAACAAGGGGGCGGTCCCCTGTTTGAACAAAGAAGCAAAAAAAGACGTGAgctaaagaaggaaaagaaaaaaaaagaaaaagaagataaaaagaaaagggaaagaaaaaaaaagaggaagattcTCCCTAtaagtttctcccattattttttttctctaaatttttttctctcttcattgaATTTTATCTTTAGAGATTTTATGGACCAGTGGAGGATCCAAGTACATGATAGATTTGAGTTGACATTAGGAGGTGTCttggattaggttatgagatccgGGGTCGGGCTAGCATCGTGAAACCATTTATTctgattttctataattttttatcagGAATCCTTGATATTACAATCGATTTGATGGTGAGGATTGGCTCTATAGATGAGCAATTACCGAAATAAGATGGTGTTGAGTCAAATACTTTGCCTCGAGTTCATAGATCAAGAAGTTCATCAATTACTGTATTTGAATCAATCATTGATAAAAGTAAGGGTTCTTCAACACGATCATTTATGTATTTATAGAAATTAAATCTATATGATTGATGGATCTTTTATATCTATTTGATATGTGTATTACTTGTTGTTGAATTGATATTATTTGAATCATGATTAATTGGTGCTTAATGATTGCTAAGTAAGAAAACATAAtataacataattgatgagataggTGGCATCTAAGTTAGCTAGTCATGAAGAAACATGGTGTATATGCTGGGTCACTCTTGGACTAAGGTGCGGCTTGGCCTGTCAAGGGCTGGAGTATGACTATAACTAATCTAATATCAAAAATCAGACAATAACTACTTTGATAATAATATGGATGGGCATGGACGGTGTTTGGACTGTTTGGCCATGCAAAAAATATGGTATATATGCTAGGCAGCCTCGAGTTGGGGTGCAATATCATGTTTGGCCGACCACAGGCTAGAGCATGATTGTAATTAATCTAATATTGAAAAGATAAATATAAAGCGTGGGAAAGGAAAGCATGTGGATAGTCGGTCATGTGTGAAACATGGCGTATCAACCATGGACTGAAGTGTTTGACCTGTCATGGGCTGAAGTACAGTTGTGACTAGCCCAATActgaaatcaaatcaaaatgaTGAACCATATTTAATAGAAGGATATTAGGGCTAGCTGGTACATATGAAATATGGTATTATGATGTCAGCCATGGGCTAAAATATGGTTATCGGCCATAGGCGGAAACATGGTGGCCTACCATGGGTTGAAGCATGAGTGGATCTAGTCGAATACCGAAATAATAATGCTATTTGGATTAGAACTATGTTAATCAATCTCATTGAATTATTATTGAATAGAATTATTGATTATGATATGTGACATATTTAATAGAATTACATATGATGATATTATTCAATTATCATATTGATGATATGtgaatcttattatttttctattgatgatgtatgaatcttattatttttttatcaattatatatatttattaaaaaatattttatattcatgatgGTGTGAGTGTGGggagattcttactgagctgttaAGCTCACACCTTCTTTTTCTTCAGACCTGCGGATGCATAGTATCGATCGGGTTGGGTGCGGAGTTTCGAGCGATGGAGTCTTTAGTTAGTTAGttagttgattttttttgatacCAAATAAATGTTTCAATTTTGTGAACACTATTCAATAAAGAtggtttggtttgatttgataaatatgattgaaacttTATAATTCTCTCAATAATCTTGTAGACTTGTTTATTATTTAGGCCTTGTATAGTATTTTGTTGCAAAAAGTATTAAATTATGTATTTGGTAATAAAAATGAGCAATGAAATTATATCCCATCACCAAAAATATTATTCAAGAGATATGTTGCGAcaaattcttattttattattttatgatacttACAAGcgataaattttgattgatagaaaaataaattgactaTTTACTACCGCCATCTCCACTATGTCTTTGTAATTACCACAATCTTTACTATTGCAGCCAATCTCTAGTGAGATGGTCGGATGTGGGCCGAGTTGTAGTGCTTGAGTGGTGAATGGCAAGaaacctgcaaaataagttctCTTACCAGAAAGTGTCTGATGGgggaccctccgatacttaagttagtCAAAAAAAGAACACAGTCAAGAGCCAAAAGCGAGAGCAAAAGCTTGTAACTCAAAAACTCACCAGGTCTCCCATAACTTATACTTTATATAGCATGAAAAAAGTCGTTACTATATAACCCTCATCTCTGAATATTCAGAATGTGGGAGTTATAGTATTTATTGAATGGTTACCTCATTAACTACTATTAAGGCCGAGTAATGGGCCACTTGTGGATGACTATCGCACTCCACATTCATAAGTAGTTAGTATTCGTATCAGATAACTGtcgcttcatcttcagatgcacGTGCAAGATTTAGATAGTCGGTATAATGTCGAGAAAGTTGATCGATCAAGTGCTGACTATGTGTTGAATCGTTATTGGCCAATCATCAGTTGTATGTTGGATAAAGTCAGTCAAATGCTGACTTTGTTGGATCCTATCAATATAAGTCAGTTTGATCCGTAACATAGTGTGCTTAGTCGGTAGGAACGTGAGGAGGAGAGATAATCGACTAGGCGACAAGAATCTACCCCAATATTTACCACCATCCATGTTcatcttttcaaaaaaattaactatatcaaatatatttatatcttctaaaatataaaaaaatataaataatataaataatttttttttttgtttttgaaaaTGTAAAAATGAAAGTAATGCTAAATGGTATTTGAATTTAGTTTTGATTATTTCTGTTTCTACAAAGTAAAACAAATATTAAACAAATCATCTAGATACTAGCTTGGTCCTAAAATCCTCGGCTTCGATATTAGCaagaagagaaattctttgtgcaccacgggtggtgtagaaaatcagaTATGGAGTGCACCTTTTTGTCTGATTGGTCTATATAGTCACTGCTTTTCATTGCGCATATAATACCTGCAGGTtggttttttcgtttaaaaattttgtatgacaaaaatatccttatattttgaaaaaattatgacatccagtgACGTATTATGGCCCAGAGTATCATCATATAgcctaggatatcataatatggaagggatatttttgtccaaccactttctaatgcgtatttaatgtctgcagctttactttttcgtttaaaaattttgaatgacgaaaatatctctagtttttgaaaaaaattatgacatcctgtgtatATTATGTCATCCTGTGATAAGAATTATGATTTTCTgatgcaagatatcataattgatataagatatcataattttaccaaaaaatagagatattttcgtcatactcctattttttaaacgaaaaagtcaATGTACAGACATTAAATATGTGTTGGAAAGCGATGACTGCGTGAACCAATTAGATAAGACAGTGTGCCCGATATCGAATTTTCTATACCacttgtggtgcacaaagaatttgcctTAGTAGGAAAGCAACTTTTGATACCGGAGTTGGTGGAACATTTGAAGCTTCGTCGCAGGCCTTTCCTTCTTGAATGCCCAATAACCTCCTCATGAGGAgacctcctctcctctctttctatATCGTGGTTAACTTCTCATCCGTTTAGTCCCAAGGTCCTTCCACAAACGACTAGAAAAAGCATGAAGGTACGTACGGCCAACTCGACCTTCTTCCTCATATATTTATTCTGACACCGCATGAAAATATACTGCTGGTTGAATGGCAGCACTATTTTCTTAGGGTATCTATAGGACTCATTTTTGTTTGCTATCGGATCAACTCAACATCATTCCATAGTAAATTACTAAAATTTAATATAGTTTCATCAGTTGCTTGCGATTCTTGCATGGTGATATATGCATATACTTGTGTTCGCAGAAGCAGATTGTGATCAAGGTGCAGATGAACTGCGGCAAGTGCCGGAGCAAGGCTATGAAGTTGGCTGCATCAGCAGATGGTACCTTACCGAACTCTTGAGACTCATCTTTGATGAATATATAAATTAGAAATCAGAGAAGATTATAATTATTCCTATCCTCtcgcaatatatatatatatatatatatatatatatatatatatggactcATGATGTTAACCTCCAATTggtacaatttttttttcctttttaatatGACAGGCGTTGATTCTATTAAGATAGATGGGGAGGACAAGAACCAGTTGGTGGTCATCGGAGAAGGCGTCGATCCTGTTATCTTGACAGGCATTTTGAGGAAGAAGATGGGCCATTCTGAGATTGTTAAAGTGGAGGAAATGAAGAAGGGTGATGGAGAAACGAAATCAGAGAAACCGAAGGTTGAGCCTAACATTGCATGGTATGGTTACCCCACAACTCAACCCATGGTAGTGTACGATGTGCCATATGATTCAATTCCCAGTGGCTgtttcatcttgtaaattatgtaTCACTGGGATCATCCATTGGTTTTGCTGGTTTTTACTACGAGGACTTCCAAATATTTGTATAGCATGTTGTGCGTGAAGAGAATAGAGTAGGTTGGTGCTGCAGCCACTCAACTACCTATACAGCCCTTTCAATATAATGACTGAATATTTCAAATTTATATAAAAGCTTGTTATGGTTCTTGTCTAATACAAAGGGGCAGCTCCCAGCTACCTCCCGTTCAGTTTCAAATGTGTACATATAAATATGCAAGCTTGGTATGCGTATTGTTATAATATTGATTTTGTTCATCTTGCTGATCTGATGCTGAGTGCTTTGATGCTGTACAAGAGATTTTTAATCTAATCTTCTGGCCTGAAGCCCAAACTGCTGGGGATTAAGCTTATAGACtttaaaacttttttattttaaaagaaaaagtttGAAGGTACAAGTTTTCACCAAAAATATGACATATCGAAATGGTTACTGTTTTTGCTTAAAAACAAGGTTTCTTTCATCAACAATCGAATCAATGTGCAAACCCGGAAGACGTGTAATCTCTGTGGGTCCGACACATTAATTGGACCATTGGTTGTCAACGTCCACGCAGGTAACTACAATTCTAAAACTCAGGATTTAAAAGGTCAAGATTTAATAGAACCTAGTATTTTGAGCTTGGACGTGTGCGCTTTGTGTCCAAGAAGGCGTACATATTGGAAAATGCCTGTAAATAGCTGGAAGTGTGACTGCTAAGGTTCATGAAGGCAATGACGCTCGGAGAATTTCAAGCGGTCAATTACGAGGAATGCCTAGGTGGGGAGAAATTATTAGATAGATTCATTTTACCAGGCAAATTCTATAAAAAATTCACACATGAGTTGAATTTTTGTTAATTACTAATCCTGATGGATCGTGATTGATTGTGAGATGAAAAAGGAGCCGATCAAAATCTACAAAAAGCTTTGCCACCAATAGAACTTTGGTTGCCGCATGGCTTGATTTTTCTATCCAAGACAATGAGTTTGTTGAATATTAAATGACTTGTACGAGAGTTCACTAAGAGGATGGGAAGTTATTTTCATAAGCATTGGCTGTCGACGGGCAATTAAATTGCTGATCAAGAGAATGTTGCTTTAGTTGTCGATCGCTATTTAATCTCTTTCCTCACAAAAATCCCAACACTAGACAACAAAATTTTTTAGACTCCCTAGAAGAGCTTTGTCTAGGTCTAGATGTACACTTTTACTCACTACAAAATAACTAGTATTAATGACAATTACGCATATATCGCCTCTGAAAGGCTGCCACTAATACCTCATTCTCATTAGTGGGTAAAAATTTGATGCCAAAATCACTTGTAGTGGCGAATGAGAGTCATCGCCACTACTAATACTACTTTTTAATGACTGTTTGATTTATTGTCTAACCAAAAAGAAATTATCACAAAAGTGATGATAATTAATATATCACCACTAATATAATACTTAATAGGTGATGATAATAGCACATCATTAATGTTGTAGTTATTAGTGGTAAC
The DNA window shown above is from Elaeis guineensis isolate ETL-2024a chromosome 8, EG11, whole genome shotgun sequence and carries:
- the LOC105049937 gene encoding heavy metal-associated isoprenylated plant protein 47-like, with the translated sequence MKKQIVIKVQMNCGKCRSKAMKLAASADGVDSIKIDGEDKNQLVVIGEGVDPVILTGILRKKMGHSEIVKVEEMKKGDGETKSEKPKVEPNIAWYGYPTTQPMVVYDVPYDSIPSGCFIL